The Pedobacter roseus genome contains a region encoding:
- a CDS encoding DinB family protein produces MMENNPLTGAIAALIDEYKKAVDEMIEVINPINQQQLLQTIEPKSLNSDCISIQTILTHVCASMFSYAVYIENSIGLETTRPERLQFDQVAPYILRLKEAFNYNQDFFIRNPNIKMEEFDQAKKINTRWGQQYDVEQMLEHAIVHILRHRRQIKNALVNMKS; encoded by the coding sequence ATGATGGAAAACAATCCCCTCACCGGTGCAATTGCAGCATTGATAGATGAATATAAAAAAGCAGTTGATGAGATGATTGAAGTAATTAATCCAATCAACCAGCAGCAGTTGCTTCAAACCATCGAGCCAAAAAGTTTAAATTCCGATTGCATCTCCATCCAAACCATTTTAACGCATGTATGCGCCTCAATGTTCAGTTATGCGGTTTACATCGAAAACTCCATCGGATTGGAGACTACCAGGCCGGAACGGTTGCAATTTGATCAGGTAGCGCCCTATATTTTAAGGCTAAAGGAAGCATTTAATTATAATCAGGATTTTTTCATCAGAAACCCCAACATTAAAATGGAAGAGTTTGATCAAGCCAAAAAGATCAATACAAGGTGGGGGCAACAATACGATGTAGAACAGATGCTCGAACACGCCATCGTTCATATTTTAAGGCACAGGCGGCAGATTAAAAATGCACTGGTCAACATGAAAAGCTGA
- a CDS encoding KTSC domain-containing protein → MKKIVDYRKLLNVDKNAELKELKSVYRTLMKDCHPDKFQQEEEKLDAEARSKEIIEAYHFLVSIAPETREQNIETYTQTTTLSNIQDFEYKQQVLNIQFFDGSAYEYFDVPKAIYVKLVNADSPGRFARRHIFNEFPYRNVARVAEPA, encoded by the coding sequence ATGAAAAAAATAGTTGATTACAGAAAGCTTTTGAACGTAGATAAAAATGCTGAGTTAAAAGAGCTTAAATCGGTGTACCGTACACTGATGAAAGATTGTCACCCTGATAAATTTCAGCAGGAAGAAGAGAAATTGGATGCAGAAGCAAGAAGTAAAGAAATTATCGAAGCTTACCATTTCTTAGTGAGCATTGCGCCAGAAACACGCGAGCAGAATATCGAAACTTACACACAAACCACCACGTTATCTAATATTCAGGATTTCGAATACAAACAACAGGTTTTAAATATCCAGTTTTTTGATGGAAGTGCTTACGAATATTTCGATGTGCCAAAAGCAATTTATGTGAAACTGGTAAATGCCGATTCTCCGGGACGTTTTGCCCGCAGACACATTTTTAATGAATTCCCTTACCGTAATGTTGCAAGGGTAGCAGAACCAGCATAA
- a CDS encoding glycerophosphodiester phosphodiesterase family protein — MHKKLLLFVTLALFFFNVSAQKKKFDLQGKAGARGIMPENTIEGMLKALDLGVTTLEMDAVISKDKQVVLSQEPYFNNEISLQPNGKPITLKDQKNFNIYKMDYEQVKKFDVGSKVHSRFPGQMKFKAYKPLLSETIDATEAYVKEHKLPKPVYSIETKTIKNGDNEFHPEPAEFVDLIMEVINAKKLSKRVIIESFDMRTLQYLHEKYPKIQTSLLIDEKEPFEDYIEKLGFKPTIYSPYSVLVGKGLVDRCHAMGIKIIPWTVNTVKELKYFMDLGVDGVLTDYPNIMGQLNN; from the coding sequence ATGCATAAAAAATTACTTCTATTCGTTACGCTCGCTTTATTCTTTTTTAATGTTTCGGCCCAAAAGAAAAAATTCGATTTACAGGGCAAAGCCGGCGCACGTGGCATTATGCCCGAGAACACCATCGAAGGAATGCTAAAAGCATTAGATTTAGGCGTTACCACCTTGGAAATGGACGCCGTTATTTCGAAAGATAAACAGGTGGTGCTTTCGCAGGAGCCTTATTTTAACAACGAAATTTCACTTCAGCCAAATGGAAAACCCATTACTCTAAAGGACCAGAAGAATTTCAATATCTACAAAATGGACTACGAGCAGGTTAAAAAGTTCGATGTAGGCAGTAAAGTGCACAGCCGTTTTCCGGGACAGATGAAATTTAAGGCTTACAAACCTCTGCTCTCTGAAACAATAGACGCAACAGAGGCTTACGTGAAAGAACACAAACTGCCTAAACCAGTGTACAGTATCGAAACAAAAACCATTAAAAATGGAGATAACGAATTCCACCCTGAGCCTGCAGAGTTTGTAGACCTAATTATGGAGGTTATCAACGCCAAAAAATTAAGCAAAAGGGTAATTATCGAATCGTTTGATATGCGTACGCTTCAGTACCTGCATGAGAAATACCCTAAAATACAAACTTCGTTACTGATTGACGAGAAAGAACCTTTTGAAGATTATATTGAGAAATTAGGATTTAAACCAACGATTTATAGCCCTTATTCGGTATTGGTTGGTAAAGGCCTGGTAGACCGCTGTCATGCGATGGGTATCAAAATTATTCCCTGGACGGTAAATACAGTAAAGGAGCTTAAATATTTTATGGATTTAGGTGTAGATGGCGTGCTTACTGATTACCCTAATATTATGGGGCAGTTGAATAACTAA
- a CDS encoding non-canonical purine NTP diphosphatase produces the protein MKKLVFATNNQHKTEEIRAALEGKYEVLNLEDIGCFVDIPETADTFEGNASLKSAYVVEHFNLDCFADDSGLEVMALNNEPGVYSARYSGSRDSTENIQLVLKKLEGNSNRKARFKTVISLMQNGENHIFEGIIEGTIRAALSGSKGFGYDPIFQPDGYEITFAEMDMAEKNKISHRAIALKKMIDFLRGTDL, from the coding sequence ATGAAAAAACTCGTTTTTGCCACCAATAATCAACATAAAACAGAAGAAATACGCGCAGCACTTGAAGGTAAATATGAAGTACTGAACCTGGAAGACATTGGTTGTTTTGTGGATATCCCTGAAACGGCCGACACTTTTGAAGGTAATGCAAGTCTGAAGAGTGCGTATGTGGTAGAACATTTTAATTTAGACTGTTTTGCAGATGATAGCGGCTTAGAAGTAATGGCCTTAAATAACGAACCAGGTGTTTACTCAGCAAGGTATTCGGGAAGCCGTGATAGTACAGAGAACATTCAGCTGGTTTTGAAGAAACTTGAAGGAAACAGCAATAGAAAAGCCAGATTTAAAACAGTAATCTCACTGATGCAAAATGGCGAGAATCATATTTTTGAAGGAATAATTGAAGGGACAATCAGAGCAGCATTATCCGGCTCGAAGGGTTTCGGTTACGACCCTATTTTTCAGCCAGATGGTTATGAAATTACCTTTGCTGAAATGGATATGGCAGAGAAGAATAAAATCAGTCACAGGGCTATTGCCTTGAAGAAGATGATTGATTTTTTGAGGGGGACAGATTTATAG
- the tilS gene encoding tRNA lysidine(34) synthetase TilS: MLPVQQFQDFIEQQQLFVQGNRILLAVSGGKDSVLMLHLFKAIGVDVGVAHCNFSLRADEAQRDESFVALLARNLGLPFYVTHFDTKKYAAENKISTQMAARDLRYQWFEEIRLSEQYDYIALAQHQNDAVETVLINLTRGTGISGLHGILPKRDRLIRPLLFLNRQQIEELVKANNIDFVEDSSNASTYYTRNKIRLQVIPHLQEINRNLEKTFAENISRFAELETFLNVQVQKLATKILNKRADGVYIPLEEITRLNPQKLLLYELLKPFGFGEHVIQEILDCLKALSGTHFFSATHQAIINRNDLVIVEKNVSVTANQFIHPATESIIFAAHEMALKFTEEITFESDANKAFVNAGKLIFPLVLRNWQNGDKFVPLGMRSLKKVSDYFIDEKVPLHLKNTTPILVNGNGEIVWIAGMRQDNRYKLTTATKKVAIFELKIK, encoded by the coding sequence ATGTTACCCGTACAGCAATTTCAGGATTTTATTGAACAGCAACAGCTGTTTGTTCAGGGTAACAGGATTCTTTTGGCCGTAAGTGGCGGAAAAGATTCGGTATTAATGTTGCATCTGTTTAAAGCAATAGGCGTTGATGTTGGTGTAGCACATTGTAACTTTAGTTTAAGGGCTGATGAGGCGCAACGCGATGAAAGTTTTGTTGCATTACTGGCCAGAAATTTAGGGTTACCTTTTTATGTAACGCATTTTGACACCAAAAAATATGCTGCAGAAAATAAAATTTCGACGCAGATGGCTGCACGTGATCTTCGATATCAGTGGTTCGAAGAAATCAGGCTTTCGGAGCAATACGATTACATTGCCCTGGCACAACATCAGAACGATGCAGTTGAAACGGTATTGATTAACCTTACCCGCGGTACAGGAATAAGCGGATTGCATGGCATTCTACCTAAACGCGATCGATTGATCAGGCCATTGTTATTTTTAAACCGGCAGCAGATTGAGGAACTGGTAAAAGCCAATAACATCGATTTTGTGGAGGATAGCTCGAATGCCAGCACCTACTATACCCGCAATAAGATCAGGTTACAAGTTATACCACATTTGCAGGAGATTAACCGTAATCTCGAAAAAACCTTTGCCGAAAATATTTCCCGCTTTGCAGAACTGGAGACTTTTTTAAATGTACAGGTTCAAAAACTGGCTACTAAAATTTTAAATAAAAGGGCCGATGGAGTTTATATCCCTTTAGAAGAAATTACACGGTTAAATCCACAAAAACTATTGCTTTACGAATTATTGAAGCCTTTTGGTTTTGGTGAGCATGTGATACAAGAAATTTTGGATTGTTTAAAAGCACTAAGTGGAACACATTTTTTTAGCGCAACACATCAGGCGATTATCAATAGAAATGATTTGGTTATCGTTGAGAAAAACGTTTCAGTTACGGCCAATCAGTTTATCCACCCTGCTACCGAGAGTATTATTTTTGCAGCTCACGAAATGGCATTAAAGTTTACGGAAGAAATAACATTCGAATCCGATGCAAATAAAGCTTTTGTAAATGCCGGTAAGCTGATTTTTCCATTGGTATTGAGGAATTGGCAAAATGGCGATAAATTTGTCCCCCTGGGCATGCGTAGCCTGAAAAAGGTGAGCGATTATTTTATTGACGAGAAAGTTCCGCTACATTTGAAAAACACCACCCCTATTTTAGTAAACGGAAACGGTGAAATTGTTTGGATTGCAGGTATGCGACAGGATAACCGATATAAATTAACTACTGCAACAAAAAAAGTTGCTATATTCGAACTCAAAATTAAATAA
- a CDS encoding HD domain-containing protein: MLKETFSELLKKYTNNESIITEFWEEIEKNYNYKKRYYHTLLHLDNLLKHLFEVKDKIESWETILFTLFYHDIIYNALKSDNEEQSARLAVRRMKQIAIPDHIIHNCQIQILATKTHLSHPELDTNYFIDADLSILGQNPKSYAEYAKNVRKEYSVYPDLIYNPGRKKVLQHFIEMERIYKTDYFYNQFENQAKSNLRLELKQLG; this comes from the coding sequence GTGCTAAAAGAAACATTCAGTGAACTCTTAAAAAAGTATACTAACAACGAAAGTATAATAACCGAATTCTGGGAAGAGATTGAGAAAAACTACAATTATAAAAAAAGGTATTACCATACGCTTTTGCATCTTGATAATTTATTAAAACACTTATTTGAAGTAAAAGATAAAATCGAAAGTTGGGAAACTATCCTATTTACGTTGTTCTATCATGACATCATTTACAATGCCTTAAAATCAGACAATGAAGAGCAAAGTGCCAGGCTAGCAGTGAGAAGGATGAAACAGATTGCAATTCCAGACCATATCATCCATAACTGTCAAATTCAAATACTAGCTACTAAAACACACCTTTCCCATCCTGAATTAGACACTAATTATTTTATAGATGCAGATCTTTCGATATTAGGCCAAAACCCTAAAAGTTATGCAGAATATGCAAAAAATGTACGAAAAGAATATTCGGTTTATCCAGATCTTATTTATAATCCAGGGAGAAAAAAGGTTTTACAGCATTTTATAGAAATGGAAAGGATTTATAAAACCGATTATTTTTATAATCAGTTTGAAAACCAGGCAAAATCGAATTTACGGTTAGAGTTAAAACAACTCGGTTAG
- a CDS encoding AAA family ATPase: protein MQYKNEVEAVDALHQSFNNIKAEISKVVVGQDDIIKSVLIAIFSNGHCLLVGVPGLAKTLLVQTVASVLDLDFNRIQFTPDLMPSDIIGAEILGEDRHFKFIKGPVFSNIILADEINRTPPKTQAALLEAMQEKSVTAAGQTHTLPKPFFVLATQNPIEQEGTYPLPEAQLDRFMFNIQLNYPAFADELNIVKNTTSNKTIQLQKIIHADDIQYFQKLIRDIPITDNVLEYAVKLAAKTRPNSEFATEVVNKYISWGAGPRASQFLVLGAKCHAAVTGKYSPDIEDVKAVAEPILRHRIVRNYRAEAEGLSIEKIIKDLL from the coding sequence ATGCAGTATAAGAACGAAGTAGAAGCTGTTGATGCACTTCATCAATCTTTCAACAACATTAAAGCTGAAATAAGCAAAGTAGTAGTTGGACAGGATGACATCATAAAATCTGTTTTAATCGCCATTTTCAGTAACGGACATTGTTTGTTGGTTGGCGTACCCGGATTGGCTAAAACTTTACTTGTACAAACTGTGGCATCTGTTTTAGACCTCGATTTCAACAGGATCCAGTTTACACCAGATTTAATGCCAAGCGATATTATTGGCGCAGAGATTTTAGGAGAAGACAGGCACTTTAAATTTATAAAAGGGCCTGTTTTTTCTAATATTATCCTCGCTGATGAGATTAACCGTACCCCTCCAAAAACGCAGGCTGCTTTATTAGAAGCCATGCAGGAGAAATCGGTTACCGCCGCTGGTCAAACCCATACTTTGCCAAAACCATTCTTTGTTTTGGCTACACAAAACCCAATTGAGCAGGAAGGAACTTATCCATTGCCAGAGGCTCAGTTAGATCGTTTCATGTTCAATATTCAGTTAAACTATCCTGCTTTTGCAGATGAACTGAACATCGTTAAAAACACCACCAGTAATAAAACCATTCAACTGCAGAAAATTATCCACGCAGATGATATCCAATATTTCCAGAAACTGATCCGCGATATTCCCATTACTGACAATGTTTTGGAGTATGCCGTTAAGCTGGCTGCTAAAACCCGTCCAAATAGCGAATTCGCTACCGAGGTCGTGAATAAATACATTAGCTGGGGTGCAGGTCCACGTGCATCGCAGTTTTTAGTGCTGGGTGCTAAATGCCACGCTGCAGTAACCGGAAAATATTCTCCTGATATTGAAGATGTGAAAGCCGTAGCAGAGCCTATTTTACGTCACCGTATTGTGCGTAATTACCGCGCCGAAGCTGAAGGTTTATCGATCGAAAAAATTATTAAAGATTTATTGTAG
- the bshA gene encoding N-acetyl-alpha-D-glucosaminyl L-malate synthase BshA: protein MKIGIVCYPTFGGSGVVATELGKALANEGHQVHFITYSQPARLDFFSANLFYHEVSVRNYPLFDYAPYESALASKLVDVVRFEQLDVLHVHYAIPHASAAFMAKQILASYGLHIPVVTTLHGTDITLVGKDPTYKPVVTFSINQSDGVTTVSEDLKEDTYRHFEITKEIKVIPNFIDFSRFSLQAKDHFKKAIAPNNERILIHTSNFRKVKRTEDVIKIFEKVQAVIPSKLLMVGDGPERVYNEQLCRSLNICESVRFLGKQDAVEEILSVSDLFLMPSESESFGLAALEAMACKVPIITTNAGGLPELNVDGFCGYMSNVGDVDAMAAHAIEILKDDETLNRFKENAFTRAQDFDLKKILPEYINYYKEVIENSLQVKY from the coding sequence ATGAAGATAGGAATTGTTTGCTACCCCACTTTTGGCGGTAGTGGAGTAGTTGCAACAGAACTTGGTAAGGCACTTGCTAACGAGGGTCATCAGGTTCACTTTATCACATATAGTCAGCCTGCAAGGCTCGATTTCTTTTCTGCCAACCTTTTTTATCATGAGGTTTCGGTAAGGAATTATCCGCTTTTTGATTATGCGCCTTACGAATCGGCATTGGCCAGCAAACTGGTAGATGTTGTCCGTTTTGAGCAACTGGATGTATTGCACGTTCATTATGCCATTCCACATGCTTCCGCCGCTTTTATGGCCAAGCAGATTCTGGCCAGTTATGGCCTTCATATTCCGGTGGTAACTACTTTGCACGGTACCGATATTACCCTGGTGGGTAAAGATCCAACCTATAAACCAGTGGTAACTTTCTCTATTAACCAAAGCGACGGAGTAACTACTGTTTCGGAAGATTTAAAAGAAGATACCTATCGCCACTTCGAAATCACAAAAGAAATTAAAGTTATCCCTAACTTTATCGATTTTAGCAGGTTTAGTTTACAGGCAAAAGATCACTTTAAAAAAGCAATTGCCCCAAATAACGAACGGATTTTAATCCACACCAGTAACTTCAGAAAGGTAAAACGGACTGAAGATGTAATCAAAATTTTCGAAAAGGTGCAGGCGGTAATTCCATCAAAACTTTTAATGGTTGGCGATGGACCAGAACGTGTTTATAACGAACAACTTTGCCGGTCGCTCAACATCTGCGAAAGTGTACGGTTTTTAGGCAAACAAGATGCCGTAGAAGAAATTTTATCGGTTTCCGATCTTTTCCTGATGCCTTCAGAATCTGAAAGTTTTGGTTTAGCAGCATTAGAGGCCATGGCTTGTAAAGTTCCTATCATTACCACAAATGCCGGAGGTTTACCAGAGCTTAATGTAGATGGATTTTGTGGCTATATGAGCAATGTAGGCGATGTGGATGCAATGGCAGCGCATGCTATTGAAATCCTAAAGGATGATGAAACGCTTAACCGTTTTAAAGAAAATGCTTTTACAAGAGCTCAGGATTTTGATTTGAAAAAAATTCTTCCGGAGTATATCAATTATTATAAAGAAGTAATAGAAAACTCGTTACAGGTTAAATACTAA
- a CDS encoding peptidylprolyl isomerase — MKKVFLVATALICLFLNSYAQKHTVDKVAAVVGNNIILLSDLNQQYTQYLYQGNPANDDIKCKILQQTLTQKLLKQQAEIDSVMVEDGAVDDEVNKRMRYSMQRAGGQERLEQFLNKSVLQYKDEIRPSVKDELIAQKMQQKITENINVTPMEVEKYFKSLGDSIPEFNTEVEVGEVILNPQLTRAEKQKFRDKIEALRLRVKAGEDMGVLAKTYSEDPGSAADGGDYGFIDRNTMVKEFTAWAFKLKAGEISPVFETDYGFHFLQVLERRGEQVHVRHILIMPKTTPESLTRLKLHADSIYHNIIGKKISFAAAANLYSDNKETKYNGGMMLNAENVQARSTFIPVDKLDPTVFLVIDSMKIGGISKPDLFTAPDGKQGYRILYLKSKIPPHKANLKQDFPKIRDAAQSDKINRTLSEWFQKRRESTYIKIDDEFNTCDELKIWTKTTAAK; from the coding sequence ATGAAGAAAGTTTTTTTAGTAGCAACCGCTTTAATTTGCCTGTTTTTAAACAGTTATGCGCAAAAGCATACTGTAGATAAAGTTGCTGCTGTTGTAGGAAATAATATTATCCTGCTATCAGATTTAAACCAACAATACACTCAATATCTTTACCAGGGCAACCCGGCCAATGATGATATTAAATGTAAAATTTTACAACAGACCTTAACCCAGAAACTGCTTAAACAACAGGCTGAAATCGATTCGGTAATGGTTGAAGATGGTGCAGTTGATGATGAGGTAAATAAACGTATGCGTTATAGCATGCAGCGTGCGGGTGGCCAGGAGCGTTTAGAACAGTTTTTGAACAAATCTGTGCTTCAGTATAAAGATGAAATCAGACCATCGGTAAAAGATGAATTGATTGCGCAGAAAATGCAGCAAAAAATCACAGAAAACATCAATGTTACCCCAATGGAGGTTGAAAAATATTTCAAGTCTTTAGGCGATAGCATTCCGGAGTTTAATACAGAGGTAGAAGTTGGTGAGGTAATTTTAAACCCTCAGTTAACCCGGGCCGAAAAACAAAAATTCCGTGATAAAATCGAAGCCCTTCGTTTAAGGGTTAAAGCAGGCGAAGATATGGGCGTGTTGGCAAAAACCTATTCTGAAGATCCGGGTTCTGCTGCCGATGGTGGTGATTATGGTTTTATCGACAGAAATACTATGGTTAAAGAGTTTACCGCCTGGGCTTTTAAATTAAAAGCAGGTGAAATTTCTCCGGTTTTCGAAACAGATTATGGTTTCCACTTTTTACAGGTATTAGAGCGCAGGGGCGAGCAGGTACACGTGAGGCACATTTTAATTATGCCTAAAACCACACCAGAAAGTTTAACACGTTTAAAACTGCATGCTGATAGTATTTACCATAACATTATCGGTAAAAAAATAAGCTTTGCGGCAGCTGCAAACCTTTATTCTGATAATAAAGAAACTAAATATAACGGTGGTATGATGCTTAATGCTGAAAATGTTCAGGCAAGAAGTACTTTTATTCCGGTTGATAAATTAGATCCAACGGTATTTTTGGTAATCGATAGCATGAAAATTGGCGGTATTTCTAAACCTGATTTATTTACTGCACCTGATGGAAAACAAGGTTACCGCATTTTATATTTAAAATCGAAAATACCGCCTCACAAAGCAAATCTGAAACAGGATTTTCCAAAAATCAGGGATGCTGCACAAAGTGATAAAATTAATCGTACTTTAAGCGAATGGTTTCAAAAACGTCGTGAAAGTACTTACATTAAAATCGACGACGAATTTAATACCTGTGATGAGTTAAAAATCTGGACTAAAACCACAGCCGCAAAATAA
- a CDS encoding tetratricopeptide repeat protein: protein MDIYTTVEEKYLQAIEELHWGELPKALQYFNELIAFDPDYARGYFQLGDIYHERFKDYKTAGYYYKRCTELDADFPEVYEPYLKLVITLKMHKLVKQIADKALSVAGVCEAHIFESLGLHAEQQQNFAEAANYFKKAELFNAVQDEHSALLEHQNRIKSKMNSTKKMVYDLQG, encoded by the coding sequence ATGGACATTTATACTACTGTAGAGGAAAAATATCTACAGGCCATTGAAGAATTGCACTGGGGCGAGCTGCCCAAAGCACTTCAGTATTTTAATGAGCTTATTGCCTTCGATCCTGATTACGCCAGGGGTTATTTTCAGTTGGGAGATATATATCACGAGCGTTTTAAGGATTACAAAACCGCTGGTTATTACTATAAACGCTGCACCGAACTCGATGCTGATTTTCCGGAAGTGTACGAACCTTATTTAAAGCTCGTAATTACGCTTAAAATGCATAAGCTGGTTAAACAGATTGCCGATAAAGCTTTAAGTGTTGCAGGCGTTTGCGAAGCCCATATTTTCGAAAGTTTAGGTTTGCATGCAGAACAACAGCAAAATTTTGCAGAAGCAGCAAACTATTTCAAAAAAGCAGAACTGTTTAATGCCGTTCAGGATGAACATAGTGCTTTACTTGAGCATCAGAACCGCATTAAAAGCAAAATGAACAGCACAAAAAAAATGGTTTACGATTTACAGGGATAA
- a CDS encoding OstA-like protein, which translates to MQKLFVFLFLLISPVFLFGQQPASKIKIVSYQHIAGDMKKKATYLNFVVFQQDNATLACDSAVFYSERNYFEAYKNVHINQVTTDIYSDQLEYDGNKKQAHLTGNVKMIDPTSVLTTNILDYNTLTKIGTYTSGGKIVNKEVTLTSKNGYYFSQRNVAYFRYDVVVVTPQSVIKSDTMSYNTQDKWTYFYGPTNIKGKDDNLYTENGQYNTMTEDAFFGKKNLYTQGTRSLKGDSLYYFGKQGVGKAVKNIVFSDTKDKMKMFGDLGYYYKIDQRTLVTRNAYMGIGTEDSVMVKNKKRPDSLWMGADTLETQMVLQKNLKLIPKISIKADNQVGEDDEDGGKKGNAEPKVKPEIQSTQKEDRSKRKADKKKKSKGDDKTEDLLNLKDKSTDSLKSKVDSLSKGLPKINPDSLQKDNVLKSKADSLIKNLPKLKTDSLQKKITDKAVKDLSKTKIDSLQKKIADKAAPIVKEVSKAKIDSLQKKVSKSGIKDSLTKVIGNLKLNKANDTAKFNPADTVQTRIIKAYHGVKIFKTNIQAKTDSLFYTSADSTLRCYSNPIIWSEGSQQVGDTIYVQFKNKKLNNLQAIKNAFLVNTPADSLRFNQIKGRLMTGFFYNGKLKNLYVDGNAESIYYTQDDSTKVYKEMNQTLSSRIKFIFKNKENAIEDIVYIKGVEGALNPENTIAKDHALKGFSWKPSERPKSKKDAIGSSGKPKPKVKAKTVAGKPVVAGAKTAVPAGKSSSIVPTVKPKIVSGKDSLSVDKKLPIKKTADTANFGIKPILPKKDSVQVKKDTLQVKKPAGKM; encoded by the coding sequence GTGCAAAAACTATTTGTCTTTTTATTTCTTCTAATCAGTCCGGTATTTTTATTCGGTCAGCAGCCCGCTTCGAAGATTAAGATTGTTTCTTATCAACATATCGCAGGTGATATGAAGAAAAAAGCAACTTATCTTAATTTTGTTGTTTTTCAACAGGATAATGCCACCTTAGCATGCGATAGTGCTGTTTTTTACAGCGAGCGGAACTATTTTGAAGCTTATAAAAATGTACATATTAATCAGGTTACTACTGACATCTATTCAGATCAACTGGAATACGACGGAAATAAAAAGCAGGCGCATTTAACGGGGAACGTAAAGATGATCGATCCAACATCGGTCTTAACCACTAATATTTTAGATTACAATACACTCACAAAAATAGGCACTTATACCAGTGGTGGTAAAATTGTAAATAAAGAAGTAACACTAACGAGTAAAAATGGTTATTATTTTAGTCAAAGAAACGTCGCCTATTTTAGATATGATGTTGTAGTAGTCACGCCTCAATCGGTTATCAAATCGGATACGATGAGTTACAATACACAGGATAAATGGACCTACTTTTATGGGCCAACCAATATTAAAGGAAAAGACGATAATCTTTATACCGAAAATGGCCAGTATAATACCATGACGGAGGATGCCTTTTTTGGCAAGAAAAATCTTTATACGCAGGGTACACGATCTTTAAAGGGAGATAGTTTATATTATTTTGGCAAGCAGGGAGTTGGTAAAGCGGTAAAAAACATCGTTTTTTCTGATACCAAGGATAAAATGAAAATGTTTGGTGATTTAGGCTATTATTATAAGATAGATCAGCGTACACTCGTAACCCGGAATGCATATATGGGTATTGGCACCGAAGATTCGGTAATGGTTAAGAACAAAAAAAGGCCTGATAGTTTATGGATGGGTGCCGATACTTTGGAGACACAGATGGTGCTGCAAAAAAACTTAAAACTGATCCCTAAAATTTCGATCAAAGCCGATAACCAGGTTGGTGAGGATGATGAAGACGGCGGAAAAAAAGGAAACGCCGAGCCCAAAGTAAAACCTGAAATCCAATCTACCCAAAAAGAAGACAGGAGTAAAAGGAAGGCAGACAAGAAGAAAAAAAGCAAGGGTGATGATAAAACCGAGGATTTACTGAATCTGAAAGATAAAAGTACCGATAGCTTAAAATCGAAAGTAGATTCGCTCAGCAAAGGACTTCCCAAAATTAATCCCGATAGCTTGCAGAAGGATAATGTTTTAAAAAGCAAGGCTGATTCTTTGATTAAAAATTTGCCTAAACTTAAAACAGATAGCCTGCAAAAGAAAATAACGGATAAAGCTGTAAAAGACCTTTCAAAAACGAAGATCGATAGTTTGCAAAAGAAAATTGCGGATAAAGCAGCACCGATTGTTAAAGAGGTATCAAAAGCAAAAATTGATAGTCTGCAAAAAAAGGTCTCTAAATCTGGTATTAAAGATAGTTTAACAAAAGTTATAGGAAATTTAAAGCTTAATAAAGCTAATGATACCGCCAAGTTTAACCCGGCTGATACTGTTCAAACGCGTATTATTAAGGCTTACCATGGAGTGAAAATCTTTAAAACGAATATTCAGGCCAAAACAGATAGTCTTTTTTACACCAGTGCCGATTCTACTTTACGTTGCTACAGCAACCCGATTATCTGGTCGGAAGGCTCGCAGCAGGTTGGCGATACCATTTATGTGCAGTTCAAAAACAAAAAGCTGAATAATTTACAAGCCATTAAAAATGCATTTTTGGTAAATACTCCAGCCGATTCGCTAAGGTTTAACCAAATTAAAGGCCGCTTAATGACAGGTTTCTTTTATAATGGGAAATTAAAAAACCTCTATGTTGATGGTAACGCCGAAAGTATTTATTATACCCAGGATGACAGTACCAAGGTTTATAAAGAAATGAACCAGACGCTAAGCAGCAGGATCAAGTTCATTTTTAAGAATAAAGAAAATGCAATTGAAGATATCGTGTACATCAAAGGTGTAGAAGGTGCTTTAAATCCAGAAAATACTATTGCAAAAGATCATGCTTTAAAGGGTTTTTCATGGAAGCCTAGTGAGCGGCCAAAATCGAAGAAAGATGCCATTGGTTCCTCTGGCAAACCTAAGCCCAAAGTAAAGGCAAAAACAGTGGCAGGTAAACCTGTTGTTGCAGGTGCAAAAACAGCTGTTCCGGCAGGCAAATCTTCAAGTATTGTTCCTACAGTTAAACCTAAAATTGTATCGGGAAAAGACAGTTTAAGCGTGGATAAGAAATTGCCAATTAAAAAAACTGCAGATACTGCCAACTTCGGCATTAAACCCATTTTACCCAAAAAAGATAGTGTTCAGGTGAAAAAGGATACTTTACAGGTAAAAAAGCCAGCTGGTAAAATGTAA